One genomic segment of Mytilus trossulus isolate FHL-02 chromosome 4, PNRI_Mtr1.1.1.hap1, whole genome shotgun sequence includes these proteins:
- the LOC134716690 gene encoding histidine-rich protein PFHRP-II-like: protein METHGSKEHPTKETHGSKEHPTKETHGSTVHPSKETHHAKAAHHPAKQKHDQKEKDSKAVTEQSKEEHDKTHHDKDIPKDSHHEKEKPKGVHHAKAAHPSKDVHHKDKESNHPKEAHHPKAAHNPKAADKSTEKHHTNGAHHPKHPVKQDKDISEAS, encoded by the coding sequence ATGGAAACGCATGGTTCGAAGGAACATCCCACTAAGGAAACGCATGGTTCGAAAGAACATCCAACTAAGGAAACGCATGGCTCGACAGTACATCCCTCTAAAGAAACACACCATGCGAAAGCAGCTCACCACCCAGCAAAACAAAAGCATGACCAAAAGGAGAAGGACTCGAAAGCAGTTACAGAACAGTCAAAGGAGGAgcatgataaaacacatcatgATAAGGATATCCCGAAAGACTCCCatcatgaaaaagaaaaaccgAAAGGAGTCCACCATGCTAAAGCTGCACATCCTTCAAAAGATGTTCATCATAAAGATAAAGAATCAAACCACCCAAAAGAAGCGCACCATCCTAAGGCAGCTCACAACCCCAAAGCAGCAGACAAATCAACAGAGAAACATCATACAAATGGTGCACATCACCCAAAACATCCCGTTAAACAGGATAAAGACATATCAGAAGCATCATAA
- the LOC134716691 gene encoding uncharacterized protein LOC134716691 — protein MEKRCKILFYICNIILLLTGVVTVIGGIVLIAGFDQMNETIGPTFDKAKDNMQKMIEVINRFPDIEMINPPNVIKSDPLIDMDFKGFVRACGVILLMFGAVICAISILGFVATYRKSRRLTMTVLIIGSTLSEGC, from the exons ATGGAAAAgagatgtaaaatattgttttatatctgTAATATAATATTGCTA TTGACAGGAGTTGTAACGGTAATCGGTGGGATTGTTCTTATTGCTGGATTTGACCAAATGAATGAAACAATAGGACCAACATTCGATAAAGCTAAAGACAATATGCAAAAAATGATTGAAG TTATCAACAGGTTCCCAGATATAGAAATGATTAACccaccaaatgttataaaatcagACCCACTGATAGACATGGATTTTAAAGGATTCGTTAGAGCGTGTGGCGTTATTCTTCTGATGTTTGGTGCAGTAATTTGCGCCATTTCAATACTTGGATTTGTAGCCACATATCGGAAGTCGAGACGTTTAACAATGACGGTACTTATTATTGGTAGTACGTTATCTGAAGGctgttaa
- the LOC134715612 gene encoding histidine-rich protein PFHRP-II-like, with amino-acid sequence MSEDHSVKGVKESENEDSLLKEKETLQDGNTTQISAATDKINPLDEKDLTKESPQSEDTTKDHHAKKGHPSKTTHPTPKAHPPKEGTHHAKQPHHAKDTHHKKEEGHSKDTQHKKEEDRQKETHISKGDKPHSTKENHHLSKTHPVKGHKEDHHTKETLRTKEHPTKETHGSKEHSTMETHGSKEHPTKETHGSKEHPTKETHGSTVHPSKETHHAKAAHHPAKQKHDQKEKDSKAITEQSKDEHDKTHHDKDIPKDAHHEKEKPKGVHHAKAAHPSKDVHHKDKESNHPKEAHHPKAAHNPKAADKSTEKHHTNGAHHPKHPVKQDKDISKAS; translated from the coding sequence ATGAGTGAAGATCATTCAGTAAAAGGAGTAAAAGAATCGGAAAACGAAGATagtcttttaaaagaaaaggaGACACTACAGGATGGAAACACTACACAGATATCTGCTGCAACAGATAAAATTAATCCTTTAGACGAAAAAGATTTGACAAAAGAATCTCCTCAATCCGAAGACACGACAAAAGATCACCACGCCAAGAAGGGTCATCCGTCCAAGACAACCCATCCTACACCAAAGGCTCATCCCCCTAAAGAAGGAACCCACCATGCCAAGCAACCCCATCACGCTAAAGATACGCACCATAAAAAAGAAGAGGGCCACTCGAAAGATACgcaacataaaaaagaagaggaTCGCCAGAAAGAAACGCATATTTCGAAAGGAGATAAACCCCATTCAACTAAAGAAAATCATCATTTGAGTAAGACACATCCTGTCAAAGGGCACAAAGAAGACCACCACACTAAAGAAACGCTTAGGACGAAGGAACATCCAACTAAGGAAACGCATGGTTCGAAGGAACATTCCACTATGGAAACGCATGGTTCGAAGGAACATCCCACTAAGGAAACGCATGGTTCGAAAGAACATCCAACTAAGGAAACGCATGGCTCGACAGTACATCCCTCTAAAGAAACACACCATGCGAAAGCAGCTCACCACCCAGCAAAACAAAAGCATGACCAAAAGGAGAAGGACTCGAAAGCAATTACAGAACAGTCAAAGGATGAgcatgataaaacacatcatgATAAGGATATCCCGAAAGACGCCCatcatgaaaaagaaaaaccgAAAGGAGTCCATCATGCTAAAGCTGCACATCCTTCAAAAGATGTTCATCATAAAGATAAAGAATCAAACCACCCAAAAGAAGCGCACCATCCTAAGGCAGCTCACAACCCCAAAGCAGCAGACAAATCAACAGAGAAACATCATACAAATGGTGCACATCACCCAAAACATCCCGTTAAACAGGATAAAGACATATCAAAAGCATCATAA
- the LOC134715614 gene encoding mediator of RNA polymerase II transcription subunit 28-like, whose protein sequence is MNPENLKPNFHLIDELESSFQNCTAAVTSQEHFNTQDTDELKPGAEQTFQKFLDLCRQTEAFFLNKRLVLSKQKPEQVIKDETEDLRAELERKDALIKRNQEKLQQWQTLLNNIQRGPGGSLPGSHGAQSHQPHQSQQMHPPHGYNVQGGTQMAPMGGSQMYHPHHNQGPPQTVGMMMPPQGPGPGHQPPPAYSSQVPSALASLETMSSLGMQERR, encoded by the exons AATTGCACAGCAGCTGTAACCAGTCAGGAACACTTTAACACCCAAGACACAGACGAGTTGAAACCAG gAGCAGAACAAACTTTCCAAAAGTTCCTAGATTTATGTAGACAGACAGAGGCATTCTTCCTCAACAAAAGGCTGGTGTTGTCAAAGCAGAAACCTGAACAAGTCATTAAAGAT GAAACTGAGGATCTGAGAGCAGAACTTGAGAGGAAAGATGCTTTAATCAAACGCAATCAAGAAAAATTACAGCAATGGCAgacattattaaataatattcaGAGGGGACCAGGTGGGAGCTTGCCTGGGTCACATGGTGCTCAGAGCCACCAACCCCATCAGTCACAACAGATGCATCCACCTCATGGTTATAATGTTCAAGGAGGGACACAGATGGCACCAATGGGAGGAAGTCAAATGTATCATCCCCACCATAATCAAGGCCCCCCTCAGACTGTAGGGATGATGATGCCACCTCAGGGGCCTGGTCCTGGACATCAGCCACCACCAGCATACTCATCACAAGTGCCATCAGCATTGGCCAGTCTGGAGACAATGTCCAGTTTGGGGATGCAGGAACGAAGATAG